From Novosphingobium decolorationis, one genomic window encodes:
- the ligM gene encoding vanillate/3-O-methylgallate O-demethylase: MADNLEQVLQGTGNIVEMLRNSQLGAYVYPVVAPEFSNWRSEQWAWQHSAVLFDQSHHMVNLYIRGKDALKLLTDTMINSPKGWTVNKAKQYVPTTPYGHVIGDGIIFWEEEESFTYVGRAPASNWLRYQAETGGYDCEIELDDRSPMRPMGKPVSRKEWRFQIQGPKAWDVIEKLHGGPLEKLKFFNMSTMNIAGKTVRTLRHGMSGAPGLEIWGPYEEQEEIRAAILEAGKEFGLIPCGSRAYPSNTLESGWIPSPLPAIYTGEKLKGFREWLGANSYEATGSIGGSFVSDDIEDYYLNPWELGYGNFVKFDHDFIGREALEALDPAKQRKKVTLAWHPEDMAKIMASMFDPDGEAYKFFDVPLANYASSNYDAVRDASGKTIGYSMFTGFSYNEKQALSLATVDPETQIGDEVTVLWGEENGGTRKSTVEPHKQLAVRAIVSPVPYSRVARESYQEGWRTVKADA; encoded by the coding sequence ATGGCTGACAATCTCGAGCAGGTTCTTCAGGGGACCGGCAATATCGTTGAGATGCTGCGCAATTCGCAGCTTGGCGCCTACGTATACCCCGTTGTGGCGCCCGAATTTTCCAACTGGCGTTCGGAGCAGTGGGCCTGGCAGCACAGCGCCGTCCTGTTCGACCAGTCGCACCACATGGTCAATCTCTACATCCGCGGCAAGGACGCGCTCAAGCTCCTCACCGACACGATGATCAACAGCCCCAAGGGCTGGACCGTGAACAAGGCCAAGCAGTACGTCCCGACCACGCCCTACGGCCACGTCATCGGCGACGGCATCATCTTCTGGGAAGAAGAGGAAAGCTTCACCTACGTCGGCCGCGCGCCTGCGTCCAACTGGCTGCGTTACCAGGCAGAGACCGGCGGCTACGATTGCGAGATCGAGCTCGACGACCGCTCGCCGATGCGCCCGATGGGCAAGCCGGTCAGCCGCAAGGAATGGCGCTTCCAGATCCAGGGGCCCAAGGCTTGGGACGTGATCGAGAAGCTGCACGGCGGCCCGCTCGAGAAGCTCAAGTTCTTCAACATGAGCACCATGAACATTGCCGGCAAGACCGTGCGCACGCTGCGCCACGGCATGTCGGGCGCGCCGGGTCTCGAGATCTGGGGTCCCTACGAAGAGCAGGAAGAAATCCGCGCCGCCATTCTGGAAGCGGGCAAGGAATTCGGCCTGATTCCCTGCGGCAGCCGCGCGTACCCCTCGAATACGCTGGAATCGGGCTGGATCCCCTCGCCGCTCCCGGCGATCTACACCGGCGAGAAGCTCAAGGGCTTCCGCGAGTGGCTCGGCGCGAACAGCTACGAGGCCACCGGTTCGATCGGCGGTTCGTTCGTGTCGGACGATATCGAGGACTACTACCTCAACCCGTGGGAACTGGGCTACGGCAACTTCGTGAAGTTCGACCACGACTTCATCGGCCGTGAAGCGCTCGAAGCTCTTGACCCGGCCAAGCAGCGCAAGAAGGTGACGCTCGCCTGGCATCCCGAAGACATGGCCAAGATCATGGCCTCGATGTTCGATCCGGATGGCGAAGCCTACAAGTTCTTCGACGTGCCGCTCGCGAACTACGCCTCGTCCAACTACGACGCGGTGCGCGACGCTTCGGGCAAGACCATCGGCTACTCGATGTTCACCGGCTTCTCCTACAACGAGAAGCAGGCTCTGAGCCTGGCGACCGTCGATCCCGAAACGCAGATCGGCGACGAAGTCACCGTGCTGTGGGGCGAAGAGAACGGCGGCACCAGGAAGTCGACCGTCGAGCCGCACAAGCAGCTTGCCGTGCGCGCGATCGTCTCGCCGGTTCCCTACTCGCGCGTCGCGCGTGAAAGCTATCAGGAAGGCTGGCGCACCGTGAAGGCCGACGCCTGA
- a CDS encoding MarR family winged helix-turn-helix transcriptional regulator — MGTNEPKSETPGAAARTGGHGDLDSILGFHIRLAHGAVYRHFTETFTDLGLTQKQVSVLWTVAEQPGLFQADLGQQLQMDRATTTEIINRLAARDLLRREPSPLDRRKSSLHLQPEGERVLEEARTSILAHETWLKERFTDAEVATLIGLLTRIHSLPPSD, encoded by the coding sequence GTGGGCACGAACGAACCAAAATCCGAGACACCCGGCGCCGCTGCGCGGACCGGGGGACACGGCGATCTCGACTCGATCCTGGGCTTCCATATCCGGTTGGCCCATGGCGCGGTCTATCGCCATTTCACCGAGACCTTCACCGATCTGGGCCTGACCCAGAAGCAGGTCTCGGTGCTGTGGACGGTGGCCGAGCAGCCCGGGCTGTTCCAGGCGGACCTGGGCCAACAGCTGCAGATGGACCGCGCGACCACGACCGAGATCATCAACCGGCTGGCCGCGCGCGACCTCCTGCGCCGCGAGCCCTCCCCGCTCGACCGCCGCAAGAGTTCGCTCCACCTCCAGCCTGAGGGCGAGCGCGTGCTCGAGGAGGCCCGCACGTCCATTCTCGCGCACGAGACCTGGCTCAAGGAGCGCTTCACCGACGCCGAAGTGGCCACGCTGATCGGTCTGCTCACCCGCATCCACAGCCTGCCGCCCAGCGACTGA
- a CDS encoding FAD-binding oxidoreductase, producing MVSKRAQGPDPARIRQARAAFQAALGADNVFFGEEDAAAYNDKFAVDDTLHHPSGAIAPGSAQEVQAALRIASEVGIPLWPISRGKNLGYGGSAPVLAGSVILDLSRMKKIEYDEENGTVLLEPGVGFYDLYDFLKARGMKHWLSTPGNSWGSVVGNALDRGVGYTPYGENTSKICGMEVALADGSLVRTGMGALEGSPTWQLYRYGFGPAWDQLFVQSNFGVVTKMGLWLMPEPESLMGMDVEFDNPEDLGPLIDTLAPLRREGLLQQSPTIGNWLRAAAVLTTRSEWTDQPGALSDEVISAIRTKYRVGWWGVSLRLYGREEVNKAAYPILEKAMNDLKPLSMHPAQWKRGEPLENSGWTGTPISFPMQNANWHGGRGGHIGFSPVLPQSGTAAMAQFKRTYDRYREYGMDYQASFAFGERHLINVNAVLLDKDDPEMMGRVDPFLRQLVADAKAQGYGEYRTHLDYMDLVASTYDFNDNALLKLNERVKNALDPAGVIAPGKSGIWPGAKGGTCA from the coding sequence ATGGTTTCGAAACGTGCGCAGGGGCCCGACCCGGCCCGCATCCGGCAGGCGCGGGCCGCCTTCCAGGCGGCGCTGGGCGCCGACAACGTCTTTTTCGGCGAAGAGGACGCCGCCGCCTACAACGACAAGTTCGCGGTGGACGACACGCTCCACCACCCATCCGGCGCCATCGCGCCGGGCAGCGCACAGGAAGTCCAGGCGGCCCTGCGCATCGCCTCCGAAGTCGGCATTCCGCTCTGGCCGATCAGCCGGGGCAAGAACCTGGGCTACGGCGGCAGCGCACCGGTCCTGGCCGGCTCGGTCATCCTCGATCTCTCCCGCATGAAGAAAATCGAGTACGACGAGGAAAACGGCACCGTCCTGCTCGAGCCTGGTGTGGGCTTCTACGATCTCTACGACTTCCTCAAGGCCCGGGGCATGAAGCACTGGCTTTCGACGCCCGGAAATTCCTGGGGATCGGTCGTCGGCAACGCGCTCGACCGCGGCGTGGGCTATACCCCCTATGGCGAAAACACGAGCAAGATCTGCGGGATGGAAGTTGCGCTGGCGGACGGCTCGCTGGTGCGCACCGGGATGGGCGCGCTTGAAGGTTCGCCCACCTGGCAGCTCTACCGCTACGGCTTCGGTCCGGCCTGGGACCAGCTCTTCGTGCAATCGAACTTCGGCGTCGTCACCAAGATGGGCCTCTGGCTCATGCCCGAGCCCGAATCGCTGATGGGCATGGATGTCGAGTTCGACAATCCCGAGGACCTCGGCCCCCTCATTGACACGCTGGCCCCCTTGCGCCGCGAAGGCCTGCTCCAGCAGTCGCCCACCATCGGCAACTGGCTGCGCGCGGCGGCCGTCCTCACCACGCGCTCGGAATGGACCGACCAGCCCGGCGCGCTGAGCGACGAGGTGATCTCGGCGATCCGCACGAAGTACCGTGTGGGCTGGTGGGGCGTGAGCCTGCGCCTCTATGGCCGCGAAGAGGTGAACAAGGCGGCCTATCCGATCCTGGAAAAGGCGATGAACGACCTGAAGCCCCTCTCCATGCACCCTGCGCAGTGGAAGCGCGGCGAGCCGCTGGAAAATTCGGGCTGGACCGGCACGCCGATCAGCTTCCCGATGCAGAACGCCAACTGGCACGGCGGGCGCGGCGGGCACATCGGCTTCTCGCCGGTGCTGCCCCAGTCGGGCACGGCCGCCATGGCGCAGTTCAAGCGAACCTATGACCGCTACCGCGAATACGGCATGGACTACCAGGCCAGTTTCGCCTTCGGCGAGCGCCATCTCATCAACGTCAACGCAGTCCTCCTCGACAAGGACGACCCGGAGATGATGGGCCGGGTCGATCCCTTCCTGCGCCAGCTTGTCGCCGACGCGAAAGCGCAAGGCTATGGCGAGTACCGCACCCATCTCGACTACATGGACCTCGTCGCCTCGACGTACGATTTCAACGACAACGCCCTGCTCAAGCTCAATGAGCGCGTGAAGAATGCGCTGGATCCGGCCGGCGTCATCGCGCCCGGCAAGAGCGGCATCTGGCCCGGCGCCAAGGGAGGAACCTGCGCATGA
- a CDS encoding c-type cytochrome, with protein sequence MSTLSKSALTGACTAVLIAVAACGTGAPAQDAKDAPQGGPPPMPAPVTLSSRPDAGPGEKLFIEKCVMCHGPNGMGTGLLARRMDVALLEEREDLPADYVIQAARMGIGNMPAIPRGEVSDADMQLIADYLASKTPRDMGGTMEGDTR encoded by the coding sequence ATGAGCACACTTTCCAAGTCAGCGCTGACCGGTGCCTGCACGGCCGTCCTCATCGCCGTCGCGGCATGTGGCACCGGAGCCCCGGCCCAGGACGCCAAGGACGCGCCACAAGGCGGCCCGCCGCCGATGCCCGCGCCCGTTACGCTCTCCTCGCGCCCCGATGCGGGCCCGGGCGAAAAGCTCTTCATCGAGAAGTGCGTAATGTGCCACGGCCCCAACGGCATGGGCACCGGCCTCCTCGCGCGCCGCATGGACGTGGCCCTGCTTGAAGAGCGCGAGGACCTTCCCGCCGACTACGTCATCCAGGCCGCGCGCATGGGCATCGGCAACATGCCCGCGATCCCGCGCGGCGAAGTAAGCGATGCCGATATGCAGCTCATCGCCGACTACCTAGCAAGCAAGACGCCCAGGGACATGGGCGGCACGATGGAAGGGGACACCCGATGA
- a CDS encoding nuclear transport factor 2 family protein, whose amino-acid sequence MPKLPIEDRLALQDLIADYSWALDTGDVEALVACFTPDARMVEEVFEDPDIWEGHEGIRGIAEHYRNAPGFPGRQHHVTQTQFRPQDDGSVKMRSFAFVTECEDEPPYLLRFTGWYDDHAVRCEDGNWRFHRRTVRLWDGEVLSKFPGRGQWVPRKRPESLIIRK is encoded by the coding sequence TTGCCGAAATTGCCGATCGAAGACCGTCTTGCGCTGCAGGATCTGATTGCGGACTACAGCTGGGCGCTGGACACGGGCGACGTGGAGGCGCTGGTCGCCTGCTTCACGCCCGATGCGCGGATGGTCGAGGAAGTGTTCGAGGACCCGGACATCTGGGAAGGCCACGAGGGCATTCGCGGAATTGCCGAGCATTACCGCAACGCACCGGGCTTTCCGGGGCGTCAGCACCACGTCACGCAGACCCAGTTCCGCCCGCAGGACGATGGCAGCGTCAAGATGCGCAGCTTCGCCTTCGTGACCGAGTGCGAGGACGAGCCGCCCTATCTCCTGCGCTTCACCGGCTGGTACGACGACCACGCGGTACGCTGCGAAGACGGGAACTGGCGCTTCCACCGCCGCACCGTCCGTCTCTGGGACGGTGAAGTTCTCAGCAAGTTTCCCGGACGCGGCCAGTGGGTGCCGCGCAAGCGGCCGGAATCGCTCATCATTCGTAAGTGA
- a CDS encoding NAD(P)H-binding protein: MGKIIVTGASGAFGHSAAQLLLEKCAADDLVFLTRTPDKLKHFSEAGAHVRAADFDDPASLPAAMEGAERMLLISTARVGTRVGQHRNAVEAAVAAGVNHIVYTSLIAADAPDNPAIVKLDHRATEEIIEASGAAWTHLRDSQYSEAIAGAMVIPALMAGHKPDNCADGKVAFVSRDDCVASAVGVLTQDGHANTAYTLTGPELISIPEALAMASEIAGKPIEVEHVDDEAMFAYFDSLGVPRHASDIVPDGPIPWSSDDMVTFGQSIREGFFDLATVHVEKLTGKPPRSLREVMLQHCESWPK, from the coding sequence TTGGGCAAGATCATTGTCACCGGCGCATCGGGCGCCTTCGGACACAGCGCAGCGCAACTTCTTCTGGAAAAATGCGCGGCGGACGACCTCGTGTTCCTGACACGGACCCCGGACAAGTTGAAACACTTTTCGGAGGCTGGCGCGCACGTACGCGCAGCCGACTTCGACGATCCCGCAAGCCTGCCTGCCGCGATGGAAGGCGCGGAGCGCATGCTGCTCATCAGCACCGCGCGCGTGGGCACCCGCGTCGGCCAGCACCGAAATGCCGTCGAGGCCGCCGTGGCCGCTGGCGTGAACCATATCGTCTACACCTCGCTCATCGCGGCCGATGCGCCCGACAACCCGGCCATCGTCAAGCTCGACCACCGCGCCACCGAGGAGATCATCGAAGCCTCGGGCGCGGCCTGGACGCACCTTCGCGACAGCCAGTATTCCGAAGCCATCGCGGGCGCCATGGTCATCCCTGCGCTGATGGCAGGGCACAAGCCCGACAACTGCGCGGACGGCAAGGTCGCCTTCGTCAGCCGCGACGACTGCGTGGCCTCGGCGGTTGGCGTGCTTACCCAGGACGGGCACGCGAACACCGCCTACACCCTCACCGGCCCCGAGCTCATCTCGATCCCCGAAGCGCTTGCGATGGCGAGCGAGATCGCGGGCAAGCCGATCGAAGTCGAGCATGTCGATGACGAGGCCATGTTCGCCTACTTCGATTCGCTGGGCGTGCCGCGCCACGCCTCGGACATCGTGCCCGACGGGCCGATCCCCTGGTCGAGCGACGACATGGTCACTTTCGGGCAGTCGATCCGCGAGGGCTTCTTCGACCTTGCGACCGTCCACGTCGAGAAGCTGACCGGCAAGCCGCCGCGTAGCTTGCGCGAGGTGATGCTGCAGCACTGCGAAAGCTGGCCGAAATGA
- a CDS encoding PQQ-dependent dehydrogenase, methanol/ethanol family yields the protein MKVLSASLTVAAALLLSACSGATGSSDSAAMGDDWTTPKGGANAAHFSRLIDINPGNVGRLGLAWSYDLGSSRVQEATPVVLDGVMYTSGNLGRTYALNAATGEELWTFEPEVDMQANRGACCDQGNRGVAVANGKVMVAALDGWLYALDAKTGKVAWKADTITDHSRGYTITGAPEVAGNLVLIGNAGAEYDARGYVTAYDVATGEQAWRFYTVPHDPAQGPQENPELEEAVKTWSPESRWDIGGGGTVWDAINYDERFGTVIIGVGNAGPYNLERRSPGGGDNLYVASLVALEARTGRVKWHYQETPGDAWDFTSTQPIVFADMDVEGEMRPVLIHAPKNGYMFVLDRETGKPIAINAIVRTSWADGYDMKTGRPKEKPESAHYWKGPKIIFPASPGARNWYPPAYDPDRELYFASVLDMGNLMFTTPPLDPADPHRKKALNIQTALLFTADLDKSIATLPPPLQDMVKALPEWQWVKDKPYSSQIRAIDPMTGKAKWAVDTEGWQDRPGVMATKTGIVFHGSIDGRFIARDAETGAILKEIDTGTAIMAAPMTYRVDGVQYVAVQAGFGGGGWGFVPRYSAPYKYGNANRLLVFKIDGGEVPKPDPLPAPQVAPEPPAQLPGVTPATIARGQAVFFGNCAICHSNQIISGVPDLRRMQPEIHEAFDQIVLEGAFLPMGMPRWDDLISKEDAHAIHAWLIDEQAKVRARELKLKAAGKPLDAPSLTILSSY from the coding sequence ATGAAGGTACTTTCCGCAAGCCTGACCGTTGCCGCAGCCCTGCTGCTGAGCGCCTGTTCCGGGGCGACCGGCTCGTCCGACAGCGCCGCGATGGGCGATGACTGGACCACCCCCAAGGGCGGCGCAAATGCGGCCCATTTCTCGCGCCTCATCGACATCAACCCCGGCAATGTCGGGCGTCTGGGACTTGCCTGGAGCTATGACCTGGGCTCTTCGCGCGTGCAGGAGGCAACCCCGGTCGTCCTCGACGGGGTAATGTACACCTCGGGTAATCTGGGGCGGACCTACGCGCTCAACGCCGCGACCGGAGAGGAGCTGTGGACCTTCGAGCCAGAGGTCGACATGCAGGCCAACCGCGGCGCGTGCTGCGACCAGGGCAACCGCGGCGTTGCTGTCGCGAACGGCAAGGTCATGGTAGCCGCGCTCGACGGCTGGCTCTACGCGCTTGACGCCAAGACCGGCAAGGTCGCCTGGAAGGCCGACACGATCACCGACCATTCGCGCGGCTACACCATCACCGGCGCGCCCGAAGTGGCCGGGAACCTCGTGCTCATCGGCAATGCGGGCGCAGAATACGACGCGCGCGGCTATGTGACCGCCTATGACGTCGCCACCGGCGAACAGGCCTGGCGCTTCTACACCGTGCCCCACGATCCCGCCCAAGGACCTCAGGAAAACCCGGAGCTGGAAGAGGCGGTCAAGACCTGGTCGCCCGAAAGCCGCTGGGACATCGGCGGCGGCGGCACCGTGTGGGACGCGATCAACTACGACGAACGCTTCGGCACGGTCATCATCGGTGTCGGCAACGCAGGGCCCTACAACCTGGAGCGTCGCTCGCCGGGCGGAGGGGACAACCTCTACGTCGCCTCGCTCGTCGCGCTTGAGGCCAGGACGGGCCGCGTGAAGTGGCATTACCAGGAAACGCCGGGCGATGCCTGGGACTTCACCTCGACCCAGCCCATTGTCTTTGCCGACATGGACGTCGAGGGCGAGATGCGCCCCGTGCTCATCCACGCGCCCAAGAACGGCTACATGTTCGTGCTCGACCGCGAGACCGGAAAACCCATCGCGATCAACGCCATCGTGCGCACCAGCTGGGCCGACGGCTACGACATGAAGACCGGGCGCCCCAAGGAAAAGCCCGAAAGCGCCCATTACTGGAAGGGACCGAAGATCATCTTCCCCGCCTCGCCCGGCGCGCGCAACTGGTACCCACCCGCCTATGACCCGGACCGCGAGCTCTACTTCGCCTCCGTGCTCGACATGGGCAACCTCATGTTCACCACGCCCCCGCTCGACCCGGCCGATCCGCACCGCAAGAAGGCGCTCAACATCCAGACCGCGCTGCTCTTCACCGCCGATCTCGACAAGTCGATCGCCACCCTGCCCCCGCCGCTCCAGGACATGGTGAAGGCCCTGCCCGAATGGCAGTGGGTCAAGGACAAGCCCTATTCCTCGCAGATCCGCGCCATCGACCCGATGACCGGCAAGGCCAAGTGGGCGGTCGACACCGAGGGTTGGCAGGACCGCCCCGGCGTCATGGCGACGAAGACCGGCATCGTCTTCCACGGCAGCATCGACGGGCGCTTCATCGCGCGCGACGCCGAGACGGGCGCGATCCTCAAGGAAATCGACACCGGTACCGCGATCATGGCCGCGCCCATGACCTACCGCGTCGACGGCGTGCAGTACGTCGCAGTCCAGGCGGGCTTCGGCGGGGGTGGCTGGGGCTTCGTCCCGCGCTACTCCGCGCCCTATAAATACGGCAACGCCAACCGTCTGCTCGTCTTCAAGATCGACGGCGGCGAAGTACCCAAGCCCGATCCGCTGCCCGCTCCGCAAGTTGCGCCCGAGCCGCCCGCACAGCTTCCCGGCGTAACCCCGGCGACGATCGCACGCGGCCAGGCGGTGTTCTTCGGCAACTGCGCGATCTGCCACTCGAACCAGATCATCTCGGGCGTGCCGGACCTGCGCCGCATGCAGCCCGAGATCCACGAAGCCTTCGACCAGATCGTGCTGGAAGGCGCGTTCCTGCCGATGGGCATGCCCCGCTGGGACGATCTCATCAGCAAGGAGGACGCGCATGCGATCCACGCCTGGCTGATCGACGAGCAGGCCAAGGTGCGCGCGCGTGAACTCAAGCTGAAGGCCGCGGGCAAGCCGCTCGACGCGCCCAGCCTCACCATCCTGTCCAGCTACTGA
- a CDS encoding GMC family oxidoreductase, translating to MDTPDIIVIGGGSAGAAMAGRLAEGGTRVLLVEAGRSDKTLKSRVPALTSSVVQNPDYDWCYKVEPDPSLGGRADVWPAGKLLGGGSSLNGMMFIRGHKWDYDHWADLGAAGWDYQSVLPYFRRLEDNERGPDAWRGTGGPIGVSEVRARYAITDDWIAAAEAAGIPRSDDLNGKSAEGVDYVQVSQRGGLRCSTARGYLEGRDYDGRLKVELECQVLRILIEEGRACGVVVRQGGEERTWRSTRGVVLSAGSMNTPRLLMLSGIGPAEHLQDMGIPLVRDLPGVGRNLQDHVGTHLVNTVSGTTLNTDAQGLRGALQLLKFAALRTGALTTGIGHAQAFVHGRPGLPAPNLQISFAAFAFDFDEQGRLMLRKDAAVSTLIGLMRPSARGRITLRSADPLAPPVIAHQQLGSEDDIEQIVEGIAIARKIMEAAPMAAQITGEVRPGAGLDAPEALREYVKLASIPLYHPVGTAKMGAAEDLMAVVDPDLAVHGVEGLWVADASIFPSLPAGNTNATAIMVGDKGSDHVLKALRANR from the coding sequence ATGGATACCCCTGACATCATCGTCATCGGCGGCGGTTCCGCCGGCGCGGCAATGGCCGGACGGCTCGCCGAAGGGGGCACGCGCGTGCTCCTGGTCGAGGCCGGACGCTCCGACAAGACGCTGAAATCGCGCGTCCCTGCCCTTACCAGCTCGGTCGTCCAGAACCCGGACTACGACTGGTGCTACAAGGTCGAGCCCGACCCCTCGCTCGGCGGGCGTGCCGACGTATGGCCGGCGGGCAAGCTCCTGGGCGGAGGCAGCTCGCTCAACGGGATGATGTTCATCCGCGGGCACAAGTGGGACTACGACCACTGGGCTGACCTGGGCGCGGCAGGCTGGGACTACCAGAGCGTGCTACCCTACTTCCGCCGCCTGGAGGACAACGAGCGCGGTCCCGACGCCTGGCGCGGGACGGGCGGCCCCATCGGGGTCTCCGAAGTCCGCGCGCGCTATGCCATCACAGACGACTGGATTGCCGCGGCCGAAGCTGCCGGAATCCCGCGCTCGGACGATCTCAACGGCAAGAGCGCCGAAGGCGTCGACTACGTTCAGGTCTCGCAGCGCGGCGGCCTGCGCTGCTCGACCGCGCGCGGTTATCTGGAGGGGCGCGACTACGACGGGCGGCTCAAGGTGGAACTGGAATGCCAGGTCCTGCGCATCCTCATCGAGGAGGGCCGCGCCTGCGGCGTGGTCGTGCGGCAAGGCGGCGAGGAACGCACCTGGCGCAGCACGCGCGGCGTGGTCCTGAGCGCGGGTTCGATGAACACGCCGCGCCTGCTCATGCTCTCGGGGATTGGCCCGGCCGAGCATCTGCAGGACATGGGCATCCCCCTCGTGCGCGATCTGCCCGGCGTCGGGCGCAACCTGCAGGACCATGTCGGCACGCACCTCGTCAACACGGTTTCGGGCACGACGCTCAACACCGATGCGCAAGGGTTGCGGGGCGCGCTGCAACTGCTCAAGTTCGCCGCCTTGCGCACAGGTGCCCTCACCACCGGGATCGGCCATGCGCAGGCCTTCGTCCATGGGCGCCCGGGACTGCCCGCACCCAATCTGCAGATCTCGTTTGCCGCCTTCGCTTTCGATTTCGACGAGCAGGGCCGCCTCATGCTGCGCAAGGACGCGGCGGTCTCCACGCTGATCGGCCTCATGCGCCCCTCCGCGCGCGGGCGCATCACCCTGCGCTCGGCCGATCCGCTGGCGCCGCCGGTCATCGCGCACCAGCAGCTGGGCAGCGAGGACGACATCGAGCAGATCGTCGAGGGCATCGCGATTGCGCGCAAGATCATGGAGGCAGCTCCCATGGCCGCCCAGATCACCGGCGAGGTCCGCCCCGGCGCCGGGCTCGACGCGCCCGAGGCTCTGCGCGAATACGTCAAGCTCGCCTCGATCCCGCTCTACCACCCGGTCGGCACCGCAAAGATGGGCGCGGCCGAGGACCTGATGGCGGTGGTCGATCCCGACCTTGCCGTCCACGGCGTTGAGGGCCTGTGGGTCGCCGACGCCTCGATCTTCCCGAGCCTGCCTGCCGGCAACACCAACGCAACCGCGATCATGGTCGGCGACAAGGGCTCGGACCACGTACTCAAGGCCCTGCGCGCGAACCGCTGA
- a CDS encoding carotenoid oxygenase family protein has protein sequence MTQFPHTIHFTGTNTPIGVEWSARNLDVIGTIPEEIDGAFFRAVPDPAMAPIFEDEVALSADGMVAKFDIRGGTVDYAIKYVETERYLLEKEARTALFGRYRNPYTDDPSVAGKDRTVANTTPVWHGGRLLMTKEDGLGYEVDPETLETIGRFDYYGALKSETFTAHPRIDPETGEMFFFGYEAGGLASLDVAYGIADKDGNLISEQWFKQPYCSTIHDFTITETYAVFPIFPTTADLDRLKAGGAHWAHQQDLESWVGIMPRYGKVEDMRWFKGPKGVSAFHFLNAYDDGDLVHLDVCLSDTCAFGFMREAGGVERAQQSIQGGMTRWTFDMSKPGEEFESRVIGPPGDMPRIPDASQGRMHRKGWYLTINPEGGPPVLGGPVGVSFNMLVQIEPGNGRIEAMPLEPGMAINEPVHVPSSDPDKDGWLLMVVDRQTGENSFDSELWVVEADAVAKGPIARVPMPLPMRAQVHGWWVSREQLDKAKARKAQAAAA, from the coding sequence GTGACACAGTTCCCGCACACCATCCATTTCACCGGCACCAACACCCCCATCGGGGTCGAGTGGTCGGCCCGCAATCTCGATGTCATCGGCACCATTCCCGAGGAGATCGACGGCGCCTTCTTCCGCGCCGTCCCCGACCCGGCCATGGCCCCGATCTTCGAGGACGAGGTCGCGCTTTCAGCCGATGGCATGGTCGCCAAGTTCGACATCCGCGGCGGCACCGTCGACTACGCGATCAAGTATGTCGAGACCGAGCGCTACCTCCTCGAGAAGGAGGCGCGCACCGCGCTCTTCGGGCGCTACCGCAACCCCTACACCGACGATCCCAGCGTCGCGGGCAAGGACCGCACCGTCGCCAACACCACGCCTGTCTGGCACGGCGGCCGCCTGCTGATGACCAAGGAAGATGGGCTTGGCTACGAGGTCGATCCCGAGACGCTCGAGACCATCGGCCGCTTCGATTACTATGGTGCGCTCAAGTCCGAGACCTTCACCGCCCACCCGCGCATCGACCCCGAGACGGGCGAAATGTTCTTCTTCGGCTATGAAGCGGGCGGTCTCGCCAGCCTCGATGTGGCCTATGGCATTGCCGACAAGGACGGCAACCTGATCTCGGAGCAATGGTTCAAGCAGCCCTACTGCTCGACCATCCACGACTTCACGATCACCGAGACGTACGCTGTCTTCCCGATCTTCCCGACCACCGCCGATCTTGACCGCCTTAAGGCAGGCGGCGCGCACTGGGCGCACCAGCAGGACCTGGAATCCTGGGTCGGGATCATGCCGCGCTACGGCAAGGTCGAGGACATGCGCTGGTTCAAGGGACCCAAGGGCGTCTCGGCCTTCCACTTCCTCAACGCCTACGACGATGGCGATCTGGTCCATCTCGACGTGTGCCTGTCCGACACCTGCGCCTTCGGCTTCATGCGCGAGGCGGGCGGCGTCGAGCGCGCGCAGCAGAGCATCCAGGGTGGCATGACCCGCTGGACCTTCGACATGTCCAAGCCCGGCGAGGAATTTGAATCGCGCGTCATCGGCCCTCCGGGCGACATGCCGCGCATTCCCGACGCCAGCCAGGGCCGCATGCACCGCAAGGGCTGGTACCTCACCATCAACCCCGAAGGCGGCCCGCCCGTCCTTGGTGGCCCGGTCGGGGTCTCGTTCAACATGCTGGTGCAGATCGAGCCGGGCAATGGACGCATCGAAGCGATGCCGCTCGAACCGGGCATGGCCATCAACGAGCCGGTCCATGTGCCCTCCTCCGATCCGGACAAGGACGGCTGGCTGCTCATGGTGGTCGACCGCCAGACCGGCGAGAACAGCTTCGATTCCGAACTCTGGGTGGTCGAGGCCGATGCCGTGGCCAAGGGGCCCATCGCCCGCGTGCCGATGCCCCTGCCCATGCGCGCGCAGGTCCACGGCTGGTGGGTTTCGCGCGAACAGCTCGACAAGGCCAAGGCCCGCAAGGCGCAGGCCGCCGCGGCCTGA